The region CCTCCTGGATCTTGAGAACCAGAAATATGGGGATATCCTACAGTGGGATTTTAGAGACACTTTCTTTAACCTGACTCTAAAGGACTTGCTGTTCTGGAACTGGCTTGAAGAATACTGCCCCACTGCCATCTTTGTGTTCAAGGGCGATGATGATGTCTTTGTTCGAACAGGTGCCCTTCTGGATTACCTGCACAAGCAGTGGGAGGAGCACAACCTGTGGAAAGCGTATACAAATGAAACCAGCATGAATTTGTTTGTGGGGGATGTAATCAATAACGCAATGCCAAACCGTGAACCATCCACCAAATACTACATACCAGAACGTTTTTACAAAGGCGTCTACCCATCGTAcgcaggtggaggaggggtggtGTATACTGTCTCACTTGCATTACGACTGAAAGAAATGTCAGAGAAGGTGCGCCTTTTCCCAATTGATGATGTGTATCTGGGCATGTGCCTGCACAGACTTGGGATCTCTCCTAGCCATCACCCAGGTTTTTTAACATTTGATCTTCCGGCGACACACAGGAACAATCCTTGCTCTTACAGTTCTGTTCTGCTCGTTCACAGAAGGACTCCCAAGCAGATGTTGACGCTATGGAAGCAGATCCAGAATCTTAGTCAATGCTAAGACTAATTTGCCTGCCAAATAGGATTCACTGAGTACAGGATTAATGTCACCACCACACTCAACGAGAAAATGTACACACTGTGATTGCATCCTCTTGTCAAGAAGGTAATACCCTATCAAGGTTGCATTTAATGTACCTGTCCTCCAAAGTTACATAACACTGAGGAGACTAATCTACCTCAAAGGGTActtctatttttcattttgagggCATtacactatttttattttttttttaataatacaaatatgtaTTTGTACTAGTTTagcataaatgttttattttaatactctagaaaagaaaacagaaattacaaACACCTTACAAGTAAATTGCTTCACAATGTCtgaaaagaatatttttattaaattaaagaatttaatttctgtttaaGTCAGCAGTTCCAACCAATAGTAGATTTCAAAGTGTCTCACATCCACTTTGCCCGCCATTGATAATGGAACTGATCCTGATGGAATTTCATGTGCGGTAAGTTTACTAATAATTTATGTCAATACCTGATTTTCACAGTGGTTGTCTTTTAGCCAGGGGACGTGTAATGTTTAGAAGAATTATTTTGCCTGATTTTGGAATGTTCTTGtgttgagaaaaagaaaaaaaaagcaaaggaccCTTCACATATTACTAATTATGTTTCACTATTGGTTTCTAAAGACAAAAGACCACAAAGATTGAAAGTTTTTCTGTTATGGAttcaaacaataacaataagaaaaataataatgggGCTGACTCTGGTTATGTTATGCAGTGTGTTATCTGTTTAATGATTTTATCTTCAAATTAGAAGGGGTGGGGTATTACTGGAGATGAACCAACATGAATGTTATTTGTTGATGTCCTCAAGGATTGCTGTAATCACATATGATGCTCAAGTAACTGCATGTTTGTCTCTAAAAATATGCTCTTATTGaatatcattatttatttgtcttattTATGGTGTTATAATTAAATTCTATTTTGATTGCAATGAGATCTAAAAACAGGATGATGTGCTTACCCTCTTTAGAGGGTTTATGTGGTCAGTCGTGCAGGTAGCTGCATCACTGTAGAATACACAAAGGAAgactgcagatgtgtgtgtgtttgtgcattaaataaaattgttgGATAGAGTGTTTGATACTCCACAGTATGCCCAGATATATATTATCTGCTGGACATAGTAGATGTGCACTGACTTTCATGTGgatttttaaacacatacagaaaatgttatttttgagCTTTCTGATGTGTTCTAGGTTATGACTAATTCTACAAAATACAAAGGAGACTGTGCATTGTATGGAGGCAAATTTCATGAAGGAACATTGTAGTTGTGTGAGCATAAACAAAGCTTAGTATACTTATCATACACACCagaaatttaaagaaaacagtaaGTGAGTAAGTGTGTTTTGCTCCTAGCCAGACAACGCtgcaataaaacagaagaagaaacatgttgctggaggatgaagaggaggagatgggaaaTGAGACCCAGGGAGATGAATATTCTccagggagagtgaaaattgttacagaaaaacagagggcAGATAAAACACTGAGTGCCACTGTGTCCACAATGAACAGATATAAGATGGCTAAATTATGAAAtgaatattaattattaaataaaaaaaaaggtgaaatataCTTAGAAaatgcttctcttctcttctcttctcttctcttctctctttatcATATTAAAGTCTCTTCTCGTCTGGTCTCCATCATTGATTTTGGTACTAATAGGCAGACAGTGGCTTCAGAGTAATGTGgttgcagaagaagaaaagtccATCTCAGCACAACAGGAGGAAGATTACTGAGCTGCTGCCCACTAATGAGGTGGAGTGGACAGATGGAGATGAgattaattaaattttaatgtaGTTATAATTAAATTCACCTACAAACTACATGCCAAAGATGCTCTCAATGGCTGTTAATACCACgtatactactactactgctactagtAGTAAAGGGTTCAATTCCTAGTCTTTTATTGTTCTTAGTAAGAATCTGTCCTTCCAGTAGTATCTACCATGGTTACATACTGAGATAAGTGAGGCAATGTGATTATTGCAAATTGGTTGTAGTGATGCTTTAACATAGTCAAATGAGTTTGAGTGCCATCTAGTATTGAAGTCCTGAAATACAAGAGTGCTCCATAAAAGACAGGAAGTATCCAGTGACATCAGGAGTCCTGAGTAACAGCTCCACCCAGTGGAGAGCTGTGGTAATGACAGGAACGTTCCTGAAGACTCTGGACCTCCTCCAGTTAGAGTATAAAAGCTGGGACAGTCCCACTGCTGagacacaagaaacacaagcaacaCAGAAGAGAACAGACACTTGAACAGTGTTTCATCTCACAAGAAGAGGACTcaacactaaacacacactgaagatgCTGTGCTCTCATGGattccagtctgccctcagtccatTCATGGACTTCTACTGGCCTGTCCGCTGTCTGTGGCCAGAGGTCAAACCTCTGCTCTACCAGCAGGATCTGCTGCACAGAAACCTGCAGGAGCTGCGCGGCAGTGTGGAGCTGATGGACAAACTTCAACATAAGATCCTGGAAGAGACGGAGCCTTTCCAAAGCAGTGTGGCCGTGCAGCCAGTCTCCTACCAGCTGGACAAAGAGGGACAGCACTTTGGCCTGACTCTGGACACTCAAGGCTTTTCCCCCGAGAAGCTGTCTGTCAGGCAGGTGGGCAGGAAGCTGAGAGTCAGTggcaagacagagaagaagcaggaggacGGGAAAGGCTCCTACTCTTACAGACTGCAGGAGTTCAGACAGGAGTTTGATCTGCCTGAAGGACTGAACCCTGAAGCCGTCACCTGCTGCCTGGCTCCAGACGGGAAGCTCCACATCCAGGCAGCCAAAGGTCCATGTGCTgaggaggctgagagagagctGACTATCAAGAGGAGCctggaggagaaaacacagcagagtgtgtgttcacacatagaaggcagcagcagcagcacagagacacacaacagcacacaggaCAAACCTGAACACATGGACTGatcagtgttgctgtgtgatTTTACAGGAAGAGTTTTTGTACAAGTGTTAACTGATGATGTCTGCTTTTGTAGCCTGTTTCTATGattgaagaaaataaataaatgtgttcacAAGTCAACAAAGGTTTCTTGTGTTTTATGTCAAGTCAGAAAATATTACAGCGTGGCCAACATGATTCTAAAAGAATaaagttttaaattttaaaatattacttCAACAAAAGGGGCTACTGTCGGCTCGTGGTTTCTAATTTAAGCATTTACATTATCACACATTTTAGTCAGTGTAAATTAATTGTAGCATTTTGAATTATAAGCACTTTTCTCTAGGCATCATTGTTGATTCACTTGCCTCACCCAAACTTCCTCAGCAGGTCTGGGATCAGACAGATACACCGCAAACTCACTGCACTGTCAGAACTGACAAAAATATAGTAAGGTCATGTGACTATGGTAGCTACCtcacatttaaaatacagtgtgaTTGGAGACAAAACTTCAGGTTTTATCTCTTCAAGTGCCTCAGAAATGATGTAAAATTTTCAACTCAAAGGATTTATCAATATGTTAAACACTACTGTTGCTGGGAAGAAAATCAGCTTGGGGAGAGGGGCTGACCTTTATGGCTCTACACTAGCAACAAAAGTAACGATAAAATATTTGGAAACAGTAATGTACTTCATGGGGTGTAATGAGCAGTATAGGATCCACCTGATCATCAAAACTGATGTTAGAGAACAGAGGCCAACTTATATGTCCTCTGATGCTATTATATCACAAACAAATAAGAAGCAATTTGCAAATACTTCCGCAAAGTAAGTAAGTATTCAAGAATTCAAAAACTGtcatgtcagttttatttatgttttcatcaACTTTTTTGAGAAGTTTGACCATCAACTTACTGGTAATGATGAGAACAACTCAGTCAGTGAAAAGTTGTGCAAAAAAGTTGTTCCTGTGGCTCTGGAAGAGCTTTGACTGGAAAAGTAACAGGGAAAACTTGGCAACTATACATTTTGAACAAAGCCTGTGTTACAAACTATTAGTGTGGGGATTTGTATTATAGGAAATGTGggtttattcagtgtttatggAGAATAACCCCTGCTAGGGACTGAAAGTTGggatatctcagcctctgctgctttgctttgtctCTTACAATTTGTTCAACTATGTAATTGCGATACTAAGTCAATGGAGTACTTTGTAAAACAGCTTTTACAGTGGCTAAAGCATATTTATTGGAAATCTGCACCGACACACTGATCATTATAGAGGCAGGAGTGTGTCCACACTGTGGAATGTGTGTAATAACTGACGGAACTTTCTCAGAATTCCGCCACCTTATAAACTGGAACTTCTCCTGTTTGGTGACACTTCTTCACCAAGAGCTCAACAAGAGACAGCAGATTAGAAGAGCAGCAACTTGCACACACTCAGACCAAGACAATGGCAACACAGCATCCAATCTGTGAAATGGAGAAAGTCAGGAAACTGACCCctgaagagagaaggaaggagatgTACAAGGAGTTGAGAGAACTAGAGATGGAGCGAAGGAGAAGAGTCgctctggaggaggaagaaagaaataaagaagctGCTGAACTGAAAAGACAGCAACAAAAAGATGAGGAGAACAAGAAGCAGGAGGCCAAACAaaggcaggaagaggaggagaagcaacTGAAAAGAGAAAGGCTTCGCTGGAGAGAAGTGATGAAGGTGGAGGAGCTGCCCATCACAGAGCCCAAATCCACACCGGGTGAAGGGAAaagggagcagcagaggaggcccAAGatcaaagagcagaggagagaaactcTGATCAACAACTGGgttggagaggaaaaaagaggtaAGACCTTCAAAAATAAGGTCTACCCAACCAACTCCACCCTCGGCCCCCCTGCTGAAACGCTGAGCCTGAGGTCTGACAGTAAGTATGTCATTTGCATTGAGtagtatttttacagtttatttaatACTGCATCTTTTTCTATGCTTATGgacttatttttttccttgtcaaaaaacagcagcaccaAAATCCTCCAAGCCCCTGCAGTGGCTGAAGGACACACTGGGCTTTGGAACCTGCTGTGAAAAGATCAACACagaggtggagaagaagaaacaggctCAGGCAGACCAGAAGCTGGAGGCTCGCAGGCTCAAGGAGAGCTACAGAAAGCTGGAGGCCTGTAAGGACAGTCGTCTGTACCACCTGCCTCAGCAGGTTCATGGATACAACCTGTCCAGAAACAGGATCCTGAAAAAATCCCTCCTTTCTGTGCCTCGCCGGTGATCTGCCCCTCCCTTTTCCACTTTGTTTCTCTCTagctccctcccctcctctctctctcctacccCTGCTTACCCCTTACTacccctccctcaccccccccctcccctttctaCCTCCACCCCCTCTTTCCCCATCACCCCTCTATCGCTTCCACTATCCCCCAACCTCCATTATACCCCACCCCCCCTTTCtatctttcctttctctccccctctctcaatCCAACTCTGAGAGAACTTTtgtaacttttcattttttcttttcaaatattttttgcaTTGTAAATAGTTTACGTGTATTTTGCTTGTTATTAAATCAGATGTACTTCATTTAACTAAACTGATGTGTTGGTCATGTATTTTAGATgagtgacattttgtgttgatcAAAGAGCCTGAAGAATGCTGACTGTGAAAACTTTAtttggaaaagatgaaaaatcgTGGTGAACAGAGCAGGGTGTTCaaaggtgaaaagaaagagactgaaGGGAACAAATTCTAAAATTCAAACATTAAGGACGACATACTTCACATATTCTACTGTATATTGGGGGGTCAGATTGATATTTTCTCCAGTGCAGGAGTTGATATATAACAACAGGCCTtcatcacagcagacattttgacttgtcatagctGGAAAAGCACTGGTACATAATAATATATGGTGTTGTTTTACAATGCTGTTGTGAGTATAAGTCTCATGTCTGGACCACTATGTTGAATCAGGCTAATCTCTGCCCTGCTCCTTTATCCTGTTAGTTAGTTAACTGTCCCAACTTTTATACTCTAACTGGAGGAGGTCCAGAGTCTTCAGGAACTTTCCACAGCTCTCCACTGGGTGGAGCTGTTACTCAGGACTGTTGATGACACTGTATCATTCCTGTTTAATCTTGAAGTTTGTTGttgaaaataattttctcatttcttaTTATTAAAGATAATCAGCTTGTGTCATTTCCTAATCTACGTGCCATTGTCAGCTtgttagtcttttttttttttcaaaatggtCATAAATTGAAAAAACTACATTCTGTAAAATTTagcaaaaaatttcaaagaTGAAAGATGATGGAAATTTAGTCATTATCATGTCACAGATGCAACAcacattgttttaaaaatctaaacataAAGCTCTTAATTTTTCTGATCCTCCCTTGTAATGTTCATATCTGTCCAGCAGATGTCAACATTTACTTCAACTTACTTTTACCAGGAAACTTGTCCCCCAAACCTTCTCCAAGTTGCTTTCCTGCTTTCTCAGCACTTTGCCACTAGCTGTCGCCCTAGttcaataaaagacaaaattaaTGCACAATCACACAAGAAACTGCTTCCCTGTTCATTTCTCAGTGATGCAGAACTTCTAATTAATGTTGTCACTGTTAATTTTTAATGAGTTGATTAAACtatttctccctcctttcattaTATCACTATTTTTGTAACATTTGTAACTGATTTTTAGttttgataaaacaaaaaagaaacaaagaaaaaaaaaaaccaaccatGTAAACGCTATAATGTCAGATCTACTTTGTTAAAAGAGATCATTCATGTGAAAGACTCTGGATGCACAGGTGTAAAATTAAGGAAGCAAATATCACCTGTTTATGTTTAATGAAAGATTtcaattccaaaaaaaaaaaaaaaagacaaagaaatataaacaacaCATTTCTTAAAATGAGTTGTTGTCTGGCCTTGTAGTATCTGATAGGAATAATGtgctgtcattttaaataacattttatttacttgtttataACAGTTTAAACCGTTCATCTGACagtgttagatttttttttttatccagacaGTGTACAGCAAAGATTGCAAAGATTGATATGGAGGACTGAGCAGAGAAGTAGAACAACACTGAAGGCAGAGTTTAAACCCACAGTCTTCTTTTCAACATATTATATcactcccaaaaaaaaaaaaaaaaggatggatgaTGAAACCTAGACTGGCAAACACAGCGCTTTGCTGCTTGGGGATATTGTGTCAAGGCTAGTGTCAGTATTTTTGACATATAAAGAGAATATATGAGATTTTTGGGGGggtagagattttttttttgtcaggcgTTCACCTTTGGATGAACTCCCCAAAGTGAAGGCACGATagaagtgaggaggaggaggagaatgaaagGTAACAAAAATAGAggaaggatgaggaggaggatgaggaggagaaagcaAAGCTCAGCTCCATGTAAATCATCTGCATTGTTCTCCTAATGCTGCatgtatgcacaaacacacatttattgagGCTGTCGGAATcaagcatcaaacacacacacacaaaaacaatctTGGCCACAAATTCGCACTTCCTTGTTCCTGTCTTAGTTTGTCCCTCATGGAGATGGTTTTTAATGCGCCATAATCCCCCTCTTTCCCCAGAACACATAAAAGAGATATCCTTCTATCTGTGTAAGTGGTTCTGACGGCCACCAgctcaccacaaacacacacgtacacacatacacatagagcCGCCAGCTCATCAACATGCAGTTATTCCTTTGGCGCTGGATCGCAGGTTGTTAATTGGCTGCCaagcagaatgtgtgtgtttctgtgtgtgtgtgtgtttgtgtctgtactgCAGAGCTGGGTTTGCTTAGACATTCCTGTCACGTCTCTGAGCCTCGATTAAGACGTTGCTCCAGTTTCGAACAGACAGACATGTGGGGAGGAGGGGAAgtgaggtagagagagagagaggggggagaggatccagcgggggggtgggggtgggtgaaGATGAGGGAACgcaagacagaaagagaggtgATGAGGCGGGACTCGGCAAAGGGGGGAAAAAGTGAAGGACGAgtgagagagaggtagagaaatGCTGCAGTGGCTCTGTGTGTAGGACCTGCAACTGATAACTCTCCTGCACTGCCTTCCTTATCTGTACCATAGAGTTGCAAAGTACGAGGAGGTATTTCAAGCACCTGGAGTTCCAGTAGTGGaagttctgttctgtttgtggaCTTTGTTATGGCCCTCTCTTGGTTTAATCTTCAGTACAAAAGAGGAGCATCTGCATTAGTAAAATCAACATTATGAGATCCTCGCTCTGCTTCAATTTTGAATGAATTCAGCAACACAGGGTTTTGTTGCCAAACTTTACAACAAAATGTTCTGAATTTGAAGTAGCTCTGATTCTCGCCCCCTAACTTCTCTGCAGCAATGGTAACCCAAGGACAACGCATATTGGTGGCACAGACTGCAGAGGCTGTCCTCCCAAGACCATCAACAGCATTAGTAGTTTCCAaagtcacaacaacaacatacgTTTACGTTAAGCTGACAAAGCCCTCTATGAGAATGATGGCTCTTGTCCATCAGGAGCTAAGGAGGAAGCAGTGTCACAAAGCCCACAAATAGAGGAGgcaacaaaatgtcagactttaaCATGGGAGACCACAATTTGTGTCACATTTCCAACCAATCATGGCTGCAGCCGTGCCTTGATCTTAAACAAGTGGTTATTACCACAATGGTTCCTAAACCCCAACCTAACTTATTTTAACCATACTGGAACTAGACAACATCATAAATACTTATAAAGTGTGTTACAGTTTTGGTGAGGACAGACAAATGATGCCATCCTCCTGATAGGAGCACGGATCAGAAAATGGCACTCTTATGTGTATCTTTCTGGAGGGCACtgataaacaaaatattttattgttgcaCCTGCAGCCATCCGCTCATGTCAGGATACGTTACTGTCCAATTTCCCATGGTCAACAGGCACCACCTTTATCATATTCAGTCCCTGGATCAGCACATTCAAAGCTCTACTACTTCTTCTATTTGGGTGGATATGAATAAATGATAGTTGAATAGCACATCCAGCGTGTTCAACAGGTGCCAAATGATGCAACGCTTCAAGATGCTGCTGATGGGCGTTGCATTTTGGGCTCACAGGGATTGTAGCATTTAAAACCACATGCCGTACAAAAACGAAGGTAAAACGAGTTTTCAGAAATGAGCTGaagttgaaataattaaaactgacataaacataaacacaatatCCTTCAATTATCCAGGAGGCCGCTGTGTTTCTGAGCTGAGGAACACTGAGGACAtcattaaacacaaaaaaaaaaaaaaaaacttttgaaatgGGAATTCAGAATGGGGAGAAATACTTTCACAACCAGCGGCCCCTCCGCCTTCACAACTCCGTGAAGACTGAGTGGCAAAGAGAGGAGGTTgggcgtggggggggggggggggggcaagacAAAAGCATCAGATACACAAAAAATAAGAATCTTGGCATGAGAACATattcaaaaaaacaagaagaaaaaaatgagcaaaacattgacacaaaaaagacacacacacacagagtcgcAGAGTGGGAGAAGAGTGATAATTTGAAGGTTATAGATTCTGAACTCTCGGTTTATGCCCTAATGAAGCCATGAGAGACTGTTCGACGTTTCTAGGTCACACACACGCGATGCACCcgatactgtacacacacatacacaacacacgcAGATTGCACTGCAGATCGCCTGTTATGTAATCAtgccagaaagagagagtgagagagagagagagttagagagaggACTGGCACCCTAGCCTAATCAGACACCAGCAGacaccagcagacacacacacacacacacttctcacagCTGTCTGTCAGACACTGACTGCAAGCCATGTTGCTCTTTCCCAGCTGTGGCAACCAAATggcttgttttggtttgttgttgacAAGTCCTCATCTCTCCAAATATTTTGATTTCAACCAGAAAGTCTTTATCATTTATGCCTGGTCAGACGGTGACAGCAGACAGCAACTGCtcagctgtttttgttgcagACATAAACAAAGCTTTGTGAGCTGACACTCGAGCGGCAGCACAAGCATATAAACTCCAAACCAATGATATTAAAACTGACCATCAGGGAGGAATTAAATGCGAGAAATCAAATAATACTATCTTTCCTAATTAGCcttgtgttactttttttttttaattctctgttCGCCATGTAAAGGTCAGGGGGTTAATTAGAGACAATCCTGCTATCTTTGCTCTTTTGTggataaatgtatgtttttctctgctt is a window of Toxotes jaculatrix isolate fToxJac2 chromosome 16, fToxJac2.pri, whole genome shotgun sequence DNA encoding:
- the LOC121195610 gene encoding heat shock protein 30-like, whose amino-acid sequence is MLCSHGFQSALSPFMDFYWPVRCLWPEVKPLLYQQDLLHRNLQELRGSVELMDKLQHKILEETEPFQSSVAVQPVSYQLDKEGQHFGLTLDTQGFSPEKLSVRQVGRKLRVSGKTEKKQEDGKGSYSYRLQEFRQEFDLPEGLNPEAVTCCLAPDGKLHIQAAKGPCAEEAERELTIKRSLEEKTQQSVCSHIEGSSSSTETHNSTQDKPEHMD